From one Aquila chrysaetos chrysaetos chromosome 7, bAquChr1.4, whole genome shotgun sequence genomic stretch:
- the KCNE1 gene encoding potassium voltage-gated channel subfamily E member 1 yields MLVLSNNTALNSLLSKLLQDYLEQTNSSAPSQVRSASSNLEIIYVLLMIGLFGFFTVGVMLTNIRARRLEDSRDPYNTYIATDIWHKKDREYFQAKIIENYKLCCVFENQLAVEQPSMQIPEMKSS; encoded by the coding sequence ATGTTGGTGCTGTCTAACAACACAGCCCTGAATTCACTCCTCTCCAAGCTGCTTCAAGACTACCTGGAGCAGACAAATAGCTCTGCACCTTCCCAGGTCAGAAGTGCCAGCAGCAACCTGGAAATCATCTACGTGCTGCTGATGATCGGCCTCTTTGGCTTCTTCACAGTGGGAGTCATGCTGACCAACATCCGCGCCAGGAGGCTGGAGGACTCCCGCGACCCCTACAACACCTACATTGCCACGGACATTTGGCACAAGAAGGACAGGGAGTATTTTCAAGCCAAGATCATAGAAAACTACAAGCTGTGCTGTGTCTTTGAAAACCAGCTGGCCGTGGAGCAGCCAAGCATGCAGATTCCAGAGATGAAGTCTTCCtag